From the genome of Maridesulfovibrio bastinii DSM 16055:
GAGTTAATGTTAGAGATAAAAGATCTCGTATTATAAATAATAAAAAAATATCATTAGAAGCTTTGCATGTTCTTGATAGTATAACCAGTAAATCTTTTAAAGATGGTTGTGAGAATATAGATCTTGATAGCTTATATACTTATTTAAAGATCGTTGACCTCTTTAATGAGATAGGATGCACTAAAAAATATTTTGATTTTTTAACGCCTGAATTTGTTTATTCTTATTTTAAAGAAGATCTGCAGTGGCTTGCAGATAAATCAAACATTGTTTTTGATCCTCCTAAAAAGGTCGAACCAGTACATCTTGATAGTACTAAATTAAATGCTGTAGAAAATTTATCTGTGCTGTTGAGCGATTATGTAATGACATTGCAGATTAAAGATACTGTTTTTTTTAATAAACTTGAAGAATTTTCTAAAATTTTAAACGATAATAAAGAATTACCTCAGCATTTTTTTGCTATAACTTCCAACTGGGCTATCAAATTTAAATTTTACCAAAAAGCTCTGGAGTTGCTGGAAGAGTCACTGAGTATTTACAGTGGTACAGCAGAAATTTTTTATAATCTTGCTTTCATCTATGACCAGTACGGGCGGATAGATGAAAGCAAGATGCTGTTAAACGGGCTATTAAGCTAAAGGATACTGATTCTGGCTATTATGTTTTGCTTGGTCGTCTGTTAAAGAAAAAAAATGATATTAAAGGCTCCAGAGAGGCCTTTGAAAAAGCAGCAGAGATAGATAGTTTCAGCGCAGTCGCGCATATCCAGCTGAGCATGATTTATGAGAAAGAAGGCCGACTTGATTCGGCACTCGAAGCCGTTCATAAGGCGATCGGCATCAATGACACTAATGCTTTTTTTTACTTTCAGCTGGGATGTATATTGAAGAAAAAAACTAAGTTTAAAGAATCAAAAGCAGCTCTGGAAAAATCAATAAGCATTGATTCT
Proteins encoded in this window:
- a CDS encoding tetratricopeptide repeat protein; this translates as MISESSSENIILSGEGLSLLTPDEVKLLKDDFDKYFEEVKVIVYVREPVSWLTSYFLQKIKHGIPLKKFTEDVLDDYSIKCRIEGFVDLFGNENVIFKRFDNKILHENDIVIDFYDTIGVNVRDKRSRIINNKKISLEALHVLDSITSKSFKDGCENIDLDSLYTYLKIVDLFNEIGCTKKYFDFLTPEFVYSYFKEDLQWLADKSNIVFDPPKKVEPVHLDSTKLNAVENLSVLLSDYVMTLQIKDTVFFNKLEEFSKILNDNKELPQHFFAITSNWAIKFKFYQKALELLEESLSIYSGTAEIFYNLAFIYDQYGRIDESKMLLNGLLS